Proteins from one Fragaria vesca subsp. vesca linkage group LG6, FraVesHawaii_1.0, whole genome shotgun sequence genomic window:
- the LOC101291071 gene encoding eukaryotic translation initiation factor 3 subunit M-like, with amino-acid sequence MTTIVPTSEEIPALAVVRYASELAWADAGAEVADEEVRRLYEEAKQCMDNARWFDLVSLMLTSADVILSKVSDKDLECIFTVICNVVTNSESLEEVRQIAELISGKVTQQPSDKPASRLKILFTLYNLLEDPYSRFSVYLSALNLAINGKVTEHVLPSFKQIDSFLKEWNIGVSDQRQLFLTISNVLKEHKSLAKESFKFLTKYLATFSGEDAQVLSQAKDEAVRTIVEFVKTPDMFQCDLLDLPAVAQLEKDAKHAPAYQLLKVFLTQRLDAYLEFAAANSALLQSYGLVHEDCITKMRLISLVDLGSDESGRVPYSLIRDTLQISEDEVEPWVVKAITAKLLDCKMDQMNEVVIVTRSTQRVFGKEQWHTLKTKLASWRGNIAHVISTVQANRPVEDGVQAAR; translated from the exons ATGACGACGATTGTCCCCACCTCCGAGGAAATTCCCGCTCTCGCCGTCGTCCGTTACGCCTCCGAGCTCGCCTGGGCCGACGCCGGCGCTGAG GTTGCAGATGAGGAAGTTAGAAGACTTTATGAGGAAGCCAAACAATGTATGGACAATGCCAGGTGGTTTGATTTGGTGTCACTTATGCTAACTTCAGCTGATGTGATACTCTCAAAGGTCTCAGACAAAG ATCTTGAGTGTATCTTCACTGTTATCTGCAATGTTGTTACAAATTCTGAAAGTCTAGAGGAAGTACGTCAGATTGCAGAACTTATATCTGGAAAGGTTACACAGCAACCAAGTGACAAACCTGCATCGCGGTTAAAGAT TTTGTTCACTCTGTACAACCTACTAGAGGACCCATATAGTCGGTTCTCTGTTTACTTGAGCGCTCTGAATTTGGCTATCAATGGGAAGGTCACCGAGCATGTCCTCCCTTCATTCAAACAGATAGACAGTTTCTTGAAAGAGTGGAATATTGGGGTCTCAGACCAGAGGCAGCTATTTCTTACCATATCTAATGTTTTAAAAGAACATAAAAG CTTGGCAAAGGAGTCATTCAAATTTCTAACCAAGTACTTGGCAACATTTTCTGGAGAAGATGCGCAAGTTTTGAGCCAAGCCAAGGATGAGGCTGTTCGCACAATTGTGGAATTTGTGAAGACACCAGACATGTTTCAG TGTGATTTGCTAGATCTGCCTGCTGTAGCACAGTTGGAGAAGGATGCTAAACATGCACCGGCATATCAGCTTCTGAAGGTATTTTTGACTCAGAGGCTGGATGCGTACTTGGAGTTCGCGGCAGCAAATTCTGCTCTGCTGCAAAGCTATG GTCTTGTCCATGAAGATTGTATTACTAAGATGAGGTTGATTTCATTGGTGGATCTTGGCTCTGATGAATCTGGAAGAGTTCCTTATAGTCTTATCAGAGATACACTTCAG ATTAGTGAAGATGAAGTGGAACCTTGGGTGGTTAAGGCTATAACTGCCAAGTTACTGGACTGTAAAATGGACCAGATGAATGAAGTTGTAATTGTGAC CCGCTCTACTCAGCGAGTGTTTGGGAAGGAGCAATGGCATACTCTTAAGACAAAGCTAGCTTCTTGGAGG GGCAATATTGCACATGTGATCAGCACTGTTCAAGCTAACAGGCCAGTTGAAGATGGTGTCCAGGCAGCTCGTTAG
- the LOC101294788 gene encoding receptor-like protein kinase FERONIA-like has translation MEPILIPLHLSLFLHILTLLEAGVLSPPIYTPVDDITLDYGNLGQHSNNYDSRIWSGDINSTFSPIQDGESNMTSQSRKAPPSVSQFASQVPYTTARLSYSEFTYNIPLSPGKKFVRLHFNPASYPDFQSSNSLFSVTASDYILLKDFRAYNTADDATPLMREFCVNIETEHSLNITFTPSKDAYVFINGIEIVSMPTNLYTTSVRSIGSNSPYSVKSRKALDMVYRINVGGKAINTTEDTGVYRKWEAADDMYLDGLSKKYSVLAQNDTIELKFVETPEYSAPKEVYNTGRSMWMNKTVNYNLTWSFPVDSNFSYLVRLHFCEFESDVTKIGERVSVIYIANQTAEQGADIILWSGGNGIPTYRDYMLAMIDPGSQKKINLSISFQALHADLSSEYRDATLSGLEIFKLIDPKGELGSIPDLKMTQHGKSFPVLALVAGLVSSILVFFVVGYMVFRRRWKVEHSGSSNRIMKFKTTPGSSHPCRYFSLAEIKAATKNFSDALIIGAGGFGNVYKGCIDSGATAVAIKRLKPESSQGVHEFETEIEMLSELHHRHLVSLIGYCSDKGEMILVYDYMAHGTLRDHLYHTTNPPLPWEQRLQICIGAARGLQYLHSGVKGTIIHRDVKSTNILLDDKWVAKVSDFGLSKGTTTMSETHISTIVKGSFGYLDPEYYRRQRLTEKSDVYSFGVVLCEVLCARPAVIHTEKTEAHQVNLAEWAKSCHQNGALDQMIDPSLRGKIGAECLNIFADVAISCMHDDGTERPSMNDVVRGLELALELQPSAEENINCTEKIGETETSSSEQSCATNNSIICISATIFSEINNPIGR, from the coding sequence ATGGAACCGATTCTCATTCCTCTCCACCTCTCCTTGTTTCTCCACATCCTTACTCTCCTAGAGGCCGGAGTACTGTCGCCGCCTATATACACTCCGGTGGATGATATCACCCTTGACTATGGCAATCTGGGGCAACATTCAAATAACTACGACTCCAGAATTTGGAGTGGAGACATCAACTCAACATTTTCACCCATACAAGATGGTGAAAGTAACATGACATCCCAATCCAGAAAAGCACCTCCTTCTGTGTCACAATTCGCTAGCCAAGTCCCTTACACCACTGCTCGCCTTTCTTACTCGGAATTCACTTACAACATTCCTCTTTCTCCCGGGAAAAAGTTTGTCCGCTTGCATTTCAACCCGGCTTCATACCCGGACTTCCAAAGCTCCAATTCCCTCTTTTCTGTCACAGCTAGCGACTACATCCTGCTAAAGGACTTCAGAGCTTATAACACTGCCGATGATGCGACGCCGCTGATGAGAGAATTCTGCGTCAACATAGAGACAGAACATAGCTTGAACATAACATTCACACCCAGCAAAGATGCATATGTTTTTATTAACGGGATTGAAATCGTGTCGATGCCCACCAATCTCTACACAACTTCAGTTCGTTCCATCGGCAGCAATAGTCCTTATTCAGTCAAAAGCAGAAAAGCCCTGGACATGGTGTACCGAATCAACGTAGGCGGAAAGGCAATCAACACTACTGAAGACACAGGAGTGTACCGGAAATGGGAAGCTGCTGATGACATGTATTTGGATGGTTTGAGTAAAAAATACAGCGTGCTAGCACAGAACGACACAATTGAGCTCAAGTTTGTCGAAACTCCAGAGTACTCTGCTCCAAAAGAAGTTTACAATACAGGACGGTCAATGTGGATGAACAAAACCGTCAACTACAATCTCACCTGGTCATTTCCTGTAGACTCTAACTTCTCCTACCTGGTTAGATTGCATTTTTGTGAGTTTGAGTCTGACGTTACCAAGATCGGAGAACGTGTATCTGTAATTTACATAGCCAATCAAACTGCTGAACAAGGAGCAGACATAATTCTCTGGAGTGGTGGAAATGGGATACCAACATACAGAGACTACATGTTGGCCATGATTGACCCTGGAAGCCAGAAAAAAATTAATCTCTCTATTTCATTTCAAGCATTACATGCAGATTTGTCGAGTGAATATAGGGATGCAACGTTGAGTGGACTCGAAATATTTAAGCTAATTGACCCAAAAGGCGAGCTCGGATCCATCCCGGACCTGAAGATGACACAGCATGGTAAGTCATTTCCTGTGCTTGCCCTTGTTGCTGGTCTAGTTTCCAGCATACTTGTGTTCTTTGTCGTCGGATACATGGTTTTCAGGAGGAGATGGAAAGTTGAGCACTCTGGCTCCAGCAACAGGATAATGAAGTTTAAAACGACCCCCGGGTCATCTCATCCGTGTCGCTACTTTTCACTAGCAGAGATCAAAGCCGCTACCAAGAACTTCAGTGATGCTCTCATCATTGGAGCTGGAGGATTTGGTAATGTTTACAAAGGATGCATTGATAGTGGAGCCACTGCAGTTGCAATCAAACGGCTGAAACCAGAATCATCCCAAGGTGTTCATGAGTTTGAGACTGAAATTGAGATGCTCTCTGAACTCCACCATCGCCATTTGGTTTCACTCATTGGATATTGTAGTGATAAAGGAGAGATGATCTTAGTGTATGATTACATGGCACATGGAACCCTCCGTGACCATCTCTACCACACTACTAACCCTCCTCTTCCATGGGAACAACGGCTTCAGATTTGTATTGGTGCAGCTAGAGGATTGCAGTACCTTCATAGTGGTGTGAAGGGCACCATCATTCACCGAGATGTGAAGAGCACTAACATCTTATTGGATGACAAATGGGTGGCCAAGGTTTCGGATTTCGGGCTGTCCAAAGGCACAACAACCATGTCCGAAACTCACATCAGTACGATTGTGAAAGGTAGTTTCGGGTATCTGGATCCAGAATACTACCGAAGACAACGTCTAACTGAGAAGTCAGACGTCTACTCATTTGGTGTAGTTTTATGTGAGGTATTGTGTGCAAGGCCAGCAGTGATACATACAGAGAAAACAGAAGCTCACCAAGTGAATCTGGCCGAGTGGGCAAAGAGTTGCCATCAGAATGGGGCACTTGATCAAATGATTGATCCAAGTTTGAGAGGTAAGATTGGAGCCGAGTGCTTAAATATATTTGCTGATGTAGCTATCAGCTGCATGCATGATGATGGGACTGAACGGCCGTCCATGAATGATGTTGTAAGAGGGCTTGAGCTTGCATTGGAGCTTCAACCAAGTGCAGAGGAGAACATCAACTGCACTGAAAAGATAGGTGAAACTGAAACAAGCAGTAGTGAGCAAAGTTGTGCAACCAACAATTCCATTATATGCATATCTGCCACAATCTTCTCTGAGATAAACAACCCTATTGGTAGATGA
- the LOC101291647 gene encoding putative methylesterase 11, chloroplastic-like — protein sequence MGNICAILAPKPPLKKKPIKRLPNPPPVPNSSSTRWTRIRSSRKQTPDDALLQEQALAAAILFQQHQQNGGVSSLPFDRSSSLRYPNTNSSSKKGNSNVLPRSSSTRARSLTDPLLQPHQLVNQDVKIDELETNHFVLVHGGGFGAWCWYKTIALLEEGGYKVNAIDLTGSGIHSSDTNTIASLSEYVKPLTDFLEKLPEGKKVILVGHDFGGACISYAMELFPFKVAKAIFLAAAMLKNGQSTLDTFSQQATSDDLMRQAQIFLYANGNNQPPTAIDLDKSMLKDLLFNQSPSKDVALASVSMRPIPFAPVLEKVSLSDSKYGSVRRFYIETLEDNAIPITVQESMINASPPEQVLRLKGADHSPFFSKPQALHKLLVEISKVGSP from the exons ATGGGCAACATCTGCGCCATCCTCGCCCCCAAACCTCCCCTCAAGAAAAAGCCCATCAAGCGCCTCCCGAACCCGCCGCCCGTACCCAACTCATCCTCCACCCGCTGGACCCGGATCCGATCCTCCCGCAAACAAACCCCCGACGACGCTCTCCTCCAAGAACAAGCTCTCGCCGCCGCCATCCTCTTCCAGCAGCACCAGCAAAACGGCGGCGTTTCCTCTCTCCCCTTTGATCGCTCCTCCTCTTTACGCTACCCCAATACTAACTCCAGCTCCAAGAAAGGTAACAGCAACGTTTTGCCACGTAGCTCCAGCACTCGGGCTCGGTCACTCACCGACCCGCTGCTCCAGCCTCACCAGCTTGTGAATCAG GATGTAAAGATTGATGAACTTGAGACCAACCACTTTGTTCTTGTACATGGTGGCGGGTTTGGTGCTTGGTGTTGGTATAAAACCATTGCACTTCTGGAAGAGGGTGGTTATAAAGTTAATGCCATAGACTTAACTGGTTCTGGAATTCATTCATCTGATACAAACACCATTGCAAGTCTTTCAGAATATGTGAAGCCTCTTACTGATTTTCTTGAAAAGCTTCCTGAAGGAAAAAAG GTGATCTTGGTGGGCCATGATTTTGGTGGCGCGTGTATATCGTATGCAATGGAGTTGTTTCCATTTAAAGTTGCGAAGGCCATTTTTCTTGCTGCGGCAATGTTGAAAAATGGACAAAGCACCCTTGATACATTCTCTCAACAG GCAACTTCAGATGATCTTATGCGACAAGCTCAGATATTTTTGTATGCAAATGGGAATAATCAGCCTCCAACTGCTATTGATCTAGATAAATCAATGTTGAAGGATCTCTTATTCAACCAAAGTCCTTCCAAG GATGTTGCATTGGCATCTGTTTCAATGAGACCGATTCCATTTGCCCCAGTTCTGGAGAAAGTGTCACTTTCTGATTCGAAGTATGGATCAGTTAGGCGGTTTTATATAGAAACATTAGAAGACAATGCCATACCCATCACAGTCCAAGAGAGCATGATAAATGCAAGCCCCCCTGAACAGGTCCTGCGGTTAAAAGGCGCTGATCACTCACCTTTCTTCTCAAAGCCTCAAGCGCTACACAAGTTATTGGTAGAGATCTCAAAGGTCGGTTCACCTTAG
- the LOC101291942 gene encoding uncharacterized FCP1 homology domain-containing protein C1271.03c-like, producing the protein MIRHSTFSMTKGELQVNLLANSAPRPSFVKFPETGMDSTKNIQESSQVLKKRTRRRQRRKPNLMQNTGVVHNLPQEYGHGDTKYVNRLSTLSLSDERGGDVLVISSGGVKTISGEDISSGILHGSIVKEPFRYTGKKLLILDINGLIADIVSPPPKGFASDIRIAGRAIFKRPYYLDFLKFCFERFEVGVWSSRSKKIVERVVDYLMGDLKHNLLFCWDLSHCTTTGFRTLENKHKTLVFKDLRKIWEKNDSSLPWEKGIYNESNTLLLDDSPYKALLNPAHTGVFPYPYTFHGGCDNALGPGGRLRTYLEKLATAENLQEYVDRHPFGQRPITERSASWDFYLRVLNTVCALETKRITWHSTCKH; encoded by the exons ATGATCCGGCACAGTACCTTCTCCATGACCAAGGGTGAACTCCAAGTTAACCTCTTGGCAAATTCAGCACCCCGGCCTTCCTTTGTTAAATTTCCAGAGACAGGAATGGACTCTACCAAAAATATCCAAGAATCCAGTCAAGTGTTGAAAAAGAGAACAAGAAGGAGACAGAGGAGGAAACCAAATCTAATGCAAAATACTGGCGTAGTTCATAATTTGCCTCAGGAATATGGGCACGGCGATACTAAATATGTGAATAGATTGTCAACTTTAAGTTTATCAGATGAAAGAGGTGGCGATGTATTAGTTATTTCATCTGGAGGGGTTAAAACTATTAGTGGAGAGGACATCAGCTCAGGAATTTTGCATGGTTCAATTGTGAAAGAACCGTTTAGGTATACAGGGAAAAAGCTTCTTATTCTTGACATTAATGGACTTATTGCGGATATAGTCTCCCCTCCTCCAAAGGGATTCGCATCTGACATAAGGATTGCAGGACGGGCAA TTTTCAAGAGGCCATACTATCTTGATTTTCTTAAGTTCTGCTTTGAGCGTTTCGAAGTGGGTGTGTGGTCTTCAAGATCCAA GAAAATTGTGGAGAGAGTGGTTGATTATCTAATGGGTGATCTAAAGCACAATTTGTTGTTCTGCTGG GATCTATCCCACTGCACTACAACAGGGTTCAGAACTCTCGAAAACAAGCATAAGACCTTGGTTTTTAAGGATCTGAGAAAAATTTGGGAAAAAAACGACTCTAGTCTTCCATGGGAGAAGGGCATATATAATGAATCTAATACGTTATTGTTGGATGATTCTCCGTACAAAGCCCTGCTTAATCCT GCACATACCGGAGTCTTTCCTTATCCATACACGTTTCATGGAGGGTGCGACAATGCGTTAG GTCCTGGAGGTCGTCTTCGGACCTATTTGGAAAAGTTGGCCACGGCTGAAAATCTACAAGAGTATGTAGACCGACATCCGTTCGGTCAAAGACCTATTACTGAAAGAAGTGCATCTTGGGACTTTTACCTCAGGGTTCTCAATACAGTATGTGCTTTAGAAACCAAACGTATAACCTGGCATTCTACTTGTAAGCATTAG
- the LOC101295071 gene encoding protein LONGIFOLIA 1-like encodes MSAKVFHSFRDENRDLHKQIGCMSGIFQLFDRRHFLSGRSLNSHKRLPPGENGNQEMDPKSRAQHKATDKNRKKVVKERWFSTESSTTTVSSSSCSSSFSSSLEYNKAAQQEQSSSGQTIYNDRHTQDLSMNKLNVSKPLSQQSFDSTYREARGISIRPGGKDGVGHILKYIDSPRPSQPLKPVKPRVSGAGESFQVHAKLREAHRKSNEEKDGCKRFVPKEARRLSYDERASRDALKSTTKLKELPRLSLDSKERSIRRACSPETRSNHFFKDLQRENGHCDKMLDLQPEPGSYKRPSNVVAKLMGLDLSESESTNVTPLRLIDTCPYDRFDPLSRSSRTTDEFKQEVLSGFPSNAQKGFSSPQRISANSVMKRTANSKFPIETAPWRQPHGSKGSPQSTFNCQEEPTKAPKSSPTVYGEMEKRLAELEFKKSGTDLRALKQILEAMQKTKENSESKKGASNYPSQVSNKSVLSESTISASKRNIKSGPSLPATAMGSKSPKSYKSPIIIMKPGKLMEKTHNSASTAISMDNTSCLRKLRTSNPGDNRKELLERKAKDLTPRNIHTSDSFNGRLHSIDKKSDVRTSRAAQKPKMPQGEENSPVPSRSITSPRLQNRRLGLEKQSPTATLSSDSSMTRQQRSRQSSQASTPGRKLGSKSASLHQFNCQLSETSTSTRAVSHQDDTTSQHSESNSSLVSHADTEATSSHQSDTMKAMYLKRHSQKQNSPEVVLSDDRLKAEPGKASLEQPSPISVLDSTFYRDDSPSPVKKISNAFKDDDGQNLDEAEYGPMDGLLFRTGLGAEIDHNRLENLKHLIQNHARMRSTHEEPILDHITLLCDRSNPDHKYISDILLASGILTYLESAWTTIELHTLDHLINSNLFLALEEIRADIEHHGDDEKRCEKNLQSQSDETNQRKLVFDVVNEFLVQKLVVENKPWFSQNKLAEGKPRGQRLLTELCSQVDQLQRCNLNGNIDDEDESLTSILLENFMDQSQNWTECDGEIPSIVLNVERLIFKDLITEIVNGEAVQHAGWSGGHCRQLFSKKGLW; translated from the exons ATGTCTGCAAAGGTGTTTCATTCATTTAGAGACGAGAATCGTGATCTCCATAAGCAAATTGGGTGCATGAGTGGGATTTTTCAGCTGTTTGATCGCCGGCATTTCCTCTCCGGCCGGAGCCTTAACAGCCACAAGAGACTTCCTCCAG GTGAGAATGGCAACCAAGAAATGGATCCCAAAAGCAGAGCACAACACAAAGCTACA GATAAAAATCGGAAAAAGGTTGTCAAAGAGAGATGGTTCTCCACAGAATCATCCACAACCACTGTTTCATCATCTTCTTGTTCATCTAGCTTCTCATCATCTCTTGAATACAACAAAGCAGCTCAGCAAGAGCAATCCTCATCCGGCCAAACGATTTACAATGACAGACACACTCAGGACCTGTCTATGAACAAACTGAATGTTTCAAAGCCCTTAAGCCAGCAATCCTTTGACTCGACCTACAGAGAAGCCCGTGGCATTTCAATCAGACCTGGAGGAAAAGATGGAGTAGGTCATATATTGAAATACATCGACTCCCCGAGGCCTTCACAACCACTAAAACCCGTCAAGCCAAGGGTTTCTGGTGCTGGTGAGTCGTTTCAAGTTCATGCCAAGCTTCGGGAAGCACATCGAAAGTCCAACGAGGAGAAGGATGGTTGCAAGCGGTTTGTGCCGAAAGAAGCGAGAAGGCTGTCTTATGATGAAAGGGCATCACGAGATGCACTGAAATCCACAACAAAACTCAAAGAGCTCCCAAGGCTTTCTTTGGACAGCAAAGAACGTTCCATAAGGAGGGCCTGCAGCCCCGAAACAAGATCAAATCATTTCTTCAAGGATCTGCAGAGGGAGAATGGGCACTGCGACAAAATGCTTGACCTGCAGCCAGAACCAGGAAGTTATAAAAGACCATCGAATGTTGTTGCGAAGTTGATGGGATTGGATCTCTCAGAGTCAGAGTCAACCAATGTTACTCCATTGAGGCTGATTGATACCTGTCCATATGACAGATTTGATCCCTTGTCCAGATCATCAAGAACAACAGATGAATTCAAGCAAGAGGTTTTGTCTGGGTTCCCAAGTAATGCGCAGAAGGGGTTCAGCTCACCCCAGAGGATAAGTGCCAATTCAGTCATGAAGCGCACCGCAAATTCCAAGTTTCCAATAGAAACAGCTCCTTGGAGGCAGCCACATGGAAGCAAAGGTTCTCCTCAATCAACTTTCAACTGTCAAGAAGAACCTACAAAAGCACCAAAGTCATCACCTACAGTTTATGGTGAAATGGAGAAGAGACTAGCAGAACTTGAGTTCAAGAAATCAGGAACGGACCTCCGAGCTCTTAAACAGATACTTGAAGCAATGCAGAAGACCAAGGAAAACTCGGAGAGCAAAAAAGGAGCCTCAAATTATCCCTCTCAAGTAAGCAACAAAAGTGTATTGTCTGAGAGCACAATATCAGCAAGCAAGAGAAATATAAAAAGTGGCCCATCACTTCCTGCCACAGCCATGGGTTCCAAATCCCCAAAGAGTTACAAATCACCGATCATCATCATGAAACCAGGTAAACTCATGGAGAAAACCCACAACTCTGCTTCCACTGCGATCTCCATGGACAACACATCATGTCTGCGGAAGCTTCGGACTAGCAACCCTGGTGACAACAGAAAGGAATTGCTTGAGAGGAAAGCCAAAGATTTGACTCCAAGAAACATTCATACCAGTGATTCTTTCAATGGACGCCTTCACTCCATTGACAAGAAATCTGATGTAAGAACTTCTAGAGCTGCACAAAAACCAAAGATGCCCCAGGGTGAAGAAAATTCCCCGGTTCCAAGTAGAAGCATCACAAGCCCAAGACTGCAAAACAGAAGACTTGGATTGGAAAAGCAATCTCCTACCGCCACTCTATCATCAGATTCAAGCATGACCAGACAGCAACGCAGTAGGCAATCATCACAAGCAAGCACCCCAGGTAGAAAACTTGGGTCAAAATCTGCCAGTTTGCACCAATTCAATTGCCAACTGAGTGAAACTAGCACCAGTACAAGAGCTGTGAGTCACCAAGATGATACCACTTCTCAGCATTCTGAGAGCAACAGCAGCTTGGTCTCGCATGCAGATACAGAAGCCACAAGCAGTCATCAGTCAGACACAATGAAAGCTATGTACTTGAAGCGGCACAGCCAAAAACAAAAC AGCCCAGAAGTAGTGCTAAGTGATGATAGGTTAAAAGCAGAACCTGGGAAAGCTTCGTTAGAACAACCAAGTCCTATCTCCGTTCTTGATTCTACATTCTATAGGGACGACTCACCTTCTCCTGTGAAGAAGATATCAAATGCCTTTAAAG ATGATGACGGGCAAAATCTGGATGAAGCAGAGTATGGACCAATGGACGGTCTGCTATTCAGAACTGGTCTTGGTGCGGAGATTGACCATAATAGGCTAGAGAACCTGAAGCACCTAATTCAGAACCATGCACGTATGAGAAGCACACATGAAGAACCCATCCTCGACCACATTACTCTCCTCTGTGACCGCTCAAATCCAGACCACAAGTACATTTCAGATATATTGCTAGCATCAGGAATTCTTACGTATCTCGAATCAGCTTGGACGACCATTGAGCTCCACACATTAGACCACCTGATCAACTCTAATTTGTTCCTTGCACTGGAAGAAATCAGGGCAGATATAGAGCATCATGGTGATGATGAAAAGAGATGCGAAAAGAATCTCCAATCCCAATCGGACGAAACAAATCAAAGAAAGCTAGTGTTCGATGTTGTCAATGAATTCCTAGTTCAAAAATTAGTTGTGGAGAACAAGCCATGGTTCTCACAAAACAAGCTGGCAGAAGGGAAACCAAGAGGGCAGCGGCTTTTGACAGAATTATGTTCCCAGGTTGATCAGCTACAAAGATGTAACTTGAATGGCAACATAGATGATGAAGATGAAAGTTTGACAAGCATCTTGTTGGAAAATTTCATGGATCAATCACAGAATTGGACAGAGTGTGATGGTGAAATTCCAAGCATAGTGTTGAATGTTGAGCGATTGATCTTTAAAGACTTGATAACTGAAATTGTGAATGGAGAAGCAGTTCAACATGCGGGTTGGTCCGGTGGGCATTGCAGGCAACTGTTTTCCAAGAAGGGGCTCTGGTAA
- the LOC101294499 gene encoding NAC transcription factor 25-like, translated as MAAPPFPGLRFYQPTDDEIIRNYLVPKILGTPKPYDTITTEDVYSTSPEHLPLEENVDHFNDNEWYFYTTRTNKNHYLTRNGYYLTTSMDEQIFRNNKVVGFKRILRFYLGSRPETGIKTEWSVHEFQANPGVFPAANLLGNVVQEKLSSLVVCKILRTQEPSVNESEERGRDEGDSSGVDMEELPSTSKNLKGTKLPQEE; from the exons ATGGCTGCTCCTCCTTTTCCAGGTCTCAGGTTTTATCAGCCCACTGATGATGAGATTATTAGGAATTACTTGGTCCCCAAGATACTGGGTACGCCGAAACCTTATGATACAATCACCACCGAAGATGTCTACTCCACCAGCCCTGAGCATCTTCCACTCG AAGAAAATGTCGACCACTTCAATGATAATGAATGGTACTTCTACACAACTAGGACAAACAAAAACCATTATTTGACAAGAAATGGCTACTACCTTACCACCTCTATGGATGAGCAGATCTTTCGTAACAATAAAGTGGTTGGTTTCAAGAGGATTCTGAGGTTTTACCTTGGTAGCAGGCCAGAAACAGGAATCAAAACCGAGTGGTCCGTCCATGAGTTTCAAGCTAACCCTGGTGTATTTCCAGCAGCGAATCTACTTGGTAATGTTGTCCAGGAGAAG CTATCCAGTTTGGTAGTGTGCAAAATTCTTCGTACACAAGAACCTTCTGTCAATGAATCGGAGGAAAGAGGCAGGGATGAAGGCGATTCTTCGGGGGTTGATATGGAGGAGCTACCGAGTACAAGTAAGAATCTAAAAGGAACTAAGCTGCCTCAGGAAGAATAG
- the LOC101291356 gene encoding protein SPIRAL1-like 1-like: MGRGVSCGGGQSSLGYLFGGGAEAVANNTRPLDRNVSTNSIPIEMQPPAGMPTKRDGVDAKQVPAPSKPTNTTPSPNKTTSPATKPIDKNIPAGIHSSPTNNYLRLDGQNCGNFITDRPSTKVHSAPGGGSSLGYLFGGSGGK, translated from the exons ATGGGCCGCGGAGTCAGCTGTGGTGGTGGACAAAGTTCCTTGGGATACTTGTTTGGAGGTGGAGCAGAGGCTGTTGCAAACAACACCCGTCCTCTGGATAGGAATGTCTCTACTAACTCTATACCAATTGAAATGCAACCTCCAGCAGGCATGCCCACAAAAAGGGATGGAGTAGATGCTAAGCAAGTCCCGGCTCCAAGCAAACCCACAAACACAACACCGTCTCCGAATAAGACTACTTCTCCTGCTACAAAACCAATTGACAAGAACATTCCGGCAGGCATTCATAGCAGTCCCACAAATAATTACTTGCGTTTGGATGGCCAGAACTGTGGCAACTTCATCACA GATCGACCATCTACGAAGGTTCATTCAGCTCCGGGAGGTGGATCTTCCCTCGGATACTTGTTTGGCGGTAGTGGTGGGAAATGA